The following are from one region of the Lytechinus variegatus isolate NC3 chromosome 4, Lvar_3.0, whole genome shotgun sequence genome:
- the LOC121413577 gene encoding frizzled-9-like, protein MATWNIILSIFVLWGWCSGSYGLGVHHAKKQGHCERITIDFCQGIGYNMTKMPNLFGHVTQSEAAPSIHEFRPLVVVGCAEHLRLFLCSMYAPMCSEHIDVRIPSCQSMCEDVRRKCEPVMARFSFGWPESMNCDKLPRGKDLCMVAPDTADVGEVIPTYDPIYNNGGGPDDNNQSGPPEDGERGSNETSLAPPTCINPKKFVFVSQTNSCAPRCDVDVYFQRSDKEFTEMWMGVWAILCFVCTSITVLTFLIDRGRFKYPERPIIFLSMCYNIYSITYIVRLIVGPQAVACEKTSSGVPYLIQEGLDSTGCTIVFLFQYYFFMASSIWWVILTLTWFLAAGMKWGYEAIAAYSSYYHVVAWALPALKAVIALFKRRLDADELTGMCYIGNHDPDVLTYYVLVPLFIYFAIGTLFILAGFFYLFRIRKVMKNGGTNIDKLERLMVRIGIFSVLYTVPATAVIACYFYQRSNMDYWRIVAEHAPCQPLPPEQGGGCAPMNYSIPSVPVLSVKLFMLLVVGITSGMWIWSSKTVQSWQKWLGGCALFKPAQKSSFQQQQLKQQQQQQYPNGGTPNKGNRAPTPRGKYPTINGNNRSTGIVYSSVNASSAIV, encoded by the coding sequence ATGGCAACGTGGAACATCATCCTTTCCATTTTTGTGTTGTGGGGCTGGTGTAGTGGCAGCTATGGACTCGGAGTGCATCACGCGAAGAAACAGGGACATTGTGAGAGGATAACCATTGATTTCTGCCAAGGCATTGGGTATAACATGACCAAGATGCCCAACCTATTTGGACATGTAACGCAGAGTGAAGCAGCGCCGAGCATCCACGAGTTCCGTCCCCTGGTCGTCGTCGGTTGCGCCGAGCATCTTCGTCTCTTTCTCTGCTCGATGTACGCCCCTATGTGCTCTGAGCACATCGATGTCCGGATCCCATCTTGCCAGAGTATGTGTGAAGATGTGAGAAGGAAATGCGAGCCAGTGATGGCCCGTTTTAGTTTCGGCTGGCCCGAGAGTATGAACTGCGACAAGCTTCCTCGAGGGAAAGACCTGTGCATGGTTGCCCCCGACACCGCTGATGTCGGAGAAGTCATTCCGACCTACGATCCCATCTACAACAACGGAGGGGGGCCTGATGATAACAACCAATCTGGTCCGCCTGAAGATGGTGAGAGGGGATCGAATGAGACGTCATTGGCACCGCCGACTTGCATCAATCCTAAGAAATTTGTCTTCGTGTCGCAAACGAACTCCTGTGCGCCGAGGTGCGACGTCGACGTCTATTTCCAACGATCCGACAAGGAATTTACAGAGATGTGGATGGGTGTCTGGGCAATCCTCTGTTTCGTCTGCACCTCCATCACCGTCCTCACTTTTCTGATAGATCGTGGTCGTTTTAAGTACCCAGAAAGACCTATCATCTTCTTATCTATGTGCTACAACATCTATTCCATCACATACATTGTTCGACTTATTGTTGGCCCACAGGCCGTTGCTTGTGAGAAGACGTCAAGCGGCGTTCCATACTTGATCCAAGAGGGTCTTGACAGCACTGGATGTACCATCGTGTTCCTGTTCCAGTACTACTTCTTCATGGCCTCGTCGATTTGGTGGGTGATTCTGACGTTGACGTGGTTCTTGGCAGCTGGGATGAAATGGGGTTATGAAGCCATAGCAGCATACAGTAGCTACTACCACGTTGTTGCTTGGGCATTGCCAGCTTTAAAGGCCGTCATCGCCCTCTTCAAACGTCGCCTCGACGCCGACGAGCTGACTGGAATGTGTTACATTGGAAACCACGACCCCGATGTTCTTACATACTACGTTCTCGTCCCgctttttatttatttcgcAATCGGGACCCTTTTCATTCTTGCTGGATTTTTCTACCTATTTAGGATTCGCAAAGTCATGAAAAATGGCGGCACCAATATTGACAAGCTAGAGAGGTTAATGGTTCGTATTGGGATCTTTTCAGTACTCTACACAGTGCCTGCTACTGCAGTGATTGCTTGTTATTTCTATCAGAGATCGAACATGGATTACTGGAGGATTGTAGCAGAACACGCCCCTTGCCAGCCCCTTCCACCAGAACAAGGAGGGGGTTGTGCCCCCATGAATTATTCCATCCCATCCGTCCCCGTTTTATCAGTGAAACTCTTCATGTTACTTGTGGTGGGCATCACGAGTGGTATGTGGATTTGGAGTTCAAAAACCGTGCAATCGTGGCAGAAATGGCTCGGCGGATGTGCCCTTTTTAAACCAGCACAGAAATCATCATTTCAACAGCAGCAGTTaaagcagcaacagcagcagcagtatcCAAATGGGGGAACGCCGAACAAAGGGAACAGGGCCCCGACGCCCCGGGGGAAGTATCCAACAATAAATGGCAACAACAGAAGCACTGGGATCGTTTACAGTTCTGTGAACGCAAGCAGTGCCATTGTATGA
- the LOC121413578 gene encoding uncharacterized protein LOC121413578: protein MTSQSGEEPSRVGKFCSELNIDTKVLEKGLSGGAEGWVKLNHLRLVRGVVGELDKWCRDHKYSVNVLPNLIATLFDVGDVDTDNKAVKVRVQRAVDAVRKAQKARGKSRDENLEVIERTLFTLPHTSREQRQIVDVALPAEAGEGDVPPIPDRELVEIRAERDRLRDSLDSIRLEKDKIFQELCNSKQKLTSEIARTRVLKTCQKRNAKKIKDLEEKVYTLVREKIKTKNRRRRNARAKKKQAVLKQRVVEQSVVGQNVGGQLEAELKTYKANLKAAREEIKEMKKNEGELEAKYRNIVKLNKILEQKRATEKNRLLSKHRYARKVSLKKVRDKIEKEREQQRLALKKSREETRGLKKRIREENLFTLEEENPKKRLKAGRKYNANIRSVYLDLLNNYGVSSRNCEGVVTTVLENLTSMEIPNLPKKSTAQNLLLEGRKMAQIQVAESLAQNDLTLGSDATSKFGHHYTSFDVYEGEGGSGLIMGMRETDDGKADTTMQTLKTILQDVVGQQDEEAQNQAVNTVLANIKNTMSDRHIVNKKFNELLKDYRQSILPSIVQGWKGMSVGERDQFASMNNFFCGLHYLVGLAEYAGKTLGAWEGMIFKDKEVGAAAGSESGNSTESGTERLIRTVCKSVQDRACEKSGKPLQFRTFLKSKGISTVPLAPFKGNRFNILFHNAAGVAYLLPELVEFFDKHKDDNELMKGVHADLGIKQFIAGARALGLIDKVVTGPLWRAINEKGHIADMNDRYRVIHQGFSRWSDDSSQFMRGQDILFDDIDIKKDEIYHSLVQVNPELDEMTKQILELVFLTFCQVTEKMLADHLPSGSHTAMNEKKKKETASVPKTNVGVERDFGMLDRLMRLKPAANTMVYEGVIMNVRNRTREWRKGLTEMKREEYMEYSRKSVKAQREEYARRVKTLWANREAKRKSKKQIAQEREDRNKVRTEKVYANVRSKCGGIWLSETELNSQLKGVDDKHAIEMLQSQLQARRHVFGEKNVDGNLNISAKGRKKGLSELKQSLKSILKTANDRIINVEEQEEIDYTNAVAPTEKVEEFREKTREKMAKEKARAVKGKDLEYDNLVGKIVEHLTSSEDGSEEGWYRAIVTGKSKRGLSLSYDMNPRMIITHPKRDIEQDLENGDLKIVDLNIEDVVGMEVMHQFEVGDDKMWYRGFISSVTGPNECLIEYDYLEDENEEDSDIIDSTWVGPVLEHYRNNNLRFVRA, encoded by the coding sequence ATGACGAGTCAATCGGGTGAAGAGCCAAGCCGCGTAGGAAAGTTCTGCTCTGAATTGAATATAGATACAAAGGTTTTGGAGAAAGGGTTATCTGGCGGGGCTGAAGGGTGGGTTAAACTCAATCATTTGAGGTTAGTTCGTGGGGTAGTTGGTGAATTAGATAAATGGTGTAGAGACCATAAATACAGTGTCAATGTACTTCCCAATTTGATAGCAACCCTGTTTGATGTGGGTGATGTAGATACGGATAACAAGGCGGTGAAAGTTAGGGTCCAGAGAGCAGTTGATGCTGTTCGTAAAGCACAAAAAGCGAGGGGAAAGTCGAGGGATGAAAATCTTGAAGTCATTGAGAGAACACTGTTCACATTACCTCACACAAGCAGAGAACAGAGGCAAATAGTAGATGTAGCACTTCCTGCTGAGGCAGGAGAGGGGGATGTCCCACCCATACCTGATAGGGAGCTTGTGGAGATTCGTGCAGAGAGGGATAGATTAAGGGATAGTCTTGACAGTATTCGACTTGAGAAAGATAAGATATTTCAGGAATTGTGCAACTCTAAACAAAAATTAACTTCTGAAATTGCTAGGACACGAGTACTAAAAACCTGTCAGAAGAGAAATGCTAAGAAAATTAAAGATCTGGAGGAGAAAGTATATACTCTtgtaagagagaaaataaagacTAAAAATAGAAGACGTCGAAATGCTAGGGCTAAGAAGAAACAAGCTGTGCTGAAACAAAGGGTGGTGGAACAAAGCGTGGTGGGACAAAACGTGGGGGGACAGTTAGAAGCTGAGCTGAAGACGTACAAAGCCAATTTGAAAGCTGCTCGAGAagagataaaagaaatgaagaaaaatgaaggggaaTTGGAAGCAAAATACAGGAATATAGTTAAGCTTAACAAAATTCTAGAACAGAAGAGAGCGACTGAGAAGAACAGGTTACTCAGTAAACACAGATACGCTAGGAAAGTAAGCCTTAAGAAGGTAAGAGATAAGATCGAAAAAGAGAGGGAGCAACAAAGGCTGGCATTGAAGAAGTCACGGGAGGAAACCAGGGGGCTCAAGAAACGAATTAGAGAGGAAAACTTGTTTACACTAGAAGAAGAGAATCCAAAGAAGAGATTAAAAGCAGGGAGGAAATATAACGCTAACATACGGAGTGTCTACCTTGATTTGCTAAATAACTATGGCGTTAGTTCCAGAAATTGTGAAGGGGTGGTCACAACAGTGCTTGAAAACTTGACATCTATGGAAATCCCAAATCTACCAAAGAAGTCCACAGCTCAAAATTTGCTATTGGAAGGGAGGAAAATGGCCCAAATTCAGGTAGCCGAAAGCTTAGCGCAGAATGATTTGACTTTGGGTAGTGATGCAACTTCCAAATTCGGCCATCACTACACCTCTTTTGATGTATATGAGGGTGAAGGGGGTTCTGGTTTGATAATGGGCATGCGCGAGACAGATGACGGTAAGGCTGACACCACAATGCAAACACTAAAGACAATTTTGCAAGATGTTGTGGGGCAGCAGGATGAAGAGGCGCAAAATCAAGCTGTAAATACTGTACTGGCCAACATTAAGAACACAATGAGTGACAGGCACATTGTTAACAAGAAATTCAATGAACTCTTGAAAGATTACAGGCAATCCATCCTCCCTAGCATAGTTCAGGGATGGAAGGGCATGAGTGTGGGTGAAAGGGATCAGTTTGCATCCATGAATAATTTCTTCTGTGGACTTCACTATCTCGTGGGATTAGCAGAGTATGCAGGGAAAACACTTGGTGCTTGGGAAGGGATGATTTTCAAGGACAAAGAGGTGGGTGCTGCAGCTGGTAGTGAAAGTGGGAACAGTACTGAAAGTGGTACAGAACGCCTCATTCGTACTGTATGCAAATCTGTGCAGGACCGTGCTTGCGAGAAGTCAGGAAAACCATTACAATTCAGGACATTTCTCAAATCAAAGGGCATTTCAACAGTACCTCTTGCCCCTTTCAAGGGGAATAGATTCAACATCCTCTTTCATAATGCCGCAGGTGTTGCTTACCTGCTACCAGAGTTGGTAGAATTCTTTGATAAACACAAAGATGATAATGAACTCATGAAAGGTGTTCATGCTGATCTTGGCATCAAACAATTCATTGCAGGCGCCCGTGCGCTTGGTTTGATTGACAAAGTGGTAACAGGCCCTTTGTGGCGAGCAATTAATGAGAAGGGGCATATAGCAGACATGAATGACCGATACAGAGTTATTCATCAGGGTTTTTCAAGGTGGTCAGATGATAGCAGCCAATTCATGAGGGGTCAGGATATCTTGTTTGATGACATTGATATCAAGAAAGATGAAATCTATCACTCACTGGTGCAAGTCAATCCAGAGTTAGATGAAATGACAAAGCAGATTCTAGAATTGGTTTTCTTGACTTTTTGCCAGGTCACGGAAAAGATGTTAGCGGATCACTTGCCATCCGGCTCACATACTGCAAtgaatgagaaaaagaagaaggaaacaGCCAGTGTACCGAAGACTAATGTAGGTGTAGAACGAGACTTTGGAATGCTTGATAGATTAATGCGCTTAAAACCAGCTGCAAATACAATGGTGTATGAGGGGGTCATTATGAATGTTAGGAATAGAACTAGGGAATGGAGGAAGGGTCTCACCGAAATGAAAAGGGAGGAGTACATGGAGTATTCCCGAAAGAGCGTAAAGGCACAGAGGGAGGAATACGCGCGTAGAGTGAAGACCCTGTGGGCTAATAGGGAAGCTAAACGAAAAAGTAAGAAGCAAATAGCTCAAGAACGGGAGGATAGAAACAAGGTTAGGACTGAAAAAGTGTACGCTAATGTAAGGAGCAAATGCGGCGGAATCTGGCTATCAGAGACTGAATTAAATTCTCAGTTGAAGGGGGTGGATGACAAGCATGCCATTGAGATGCTTCAATCTCAGTTACAGGCTAGGAGACATGTCTTTGGAGAAAAGAATGTTGATGGTAATCTTAACATCTCTGCTAAGGGTAGAAAGAAGGGTTTGTCAGAACTAAAACAGTCCCTAAAAAGTATATTAAAGACAGCCAATGACAGGATTATTAATGTAGAAGAACAGGAAGAAATCGACTATACTAACGCTGTAGCACCCACTGAAAAGGTAGAAGAGTTCAGGGAAAAGACACGGGAGAAAATGGCAAAAGAAAAGGCTCGAGCAGTGAAAGGCAAGGACTTAGAATATGATAACTTAGTGGGGAAGATAGTTGAGCATCTAACAAGTAGTGAAGATGGCAGTGAGGAAGGGTGGTACCGGGCAATAGTCACTGGAAAATCCAAAAGAGGCCTAAGCCTTAGCTATGACATGAACCCACGGATGATCATTACCCATCCAAAGAGAGACATAGAACAAGATCTAGAGAACGGGGATCTCAAGATTGTAGATTTAAACATTGAGGATGTAGTAGGGATGGAAGTTATGCATCAATTCGAGGTCGGAGATGACAAGATGTGGTATAGAGGGTTCATATCATCTGTCACTGGCCCCAATGAATGCCTCATCGAGTACGACTATttagaagatgaaaatgaagagGATAGTGACATAATAGATAGTACCTGGGTCGGGCCAGTTTTAGAACATTATCGTAATAATAACCTCAGGTTTGTTAGAGCATAG